A portion of the Nitrospira sp. genome contains these proteins:
- a CDS encoding nucleotide sugar dehydrogenase, giving the protein MQRQIAVVGLGYVGLPIAVAFGKSAPVIGFDINKAKVDELRKGIDRTGEVSSKDLKASRVRYTSEPSDLKTADFIIVAVPTPINEALQPDLTALKKASELIGSNLSPGAIVVYESTVYPGATEEDCLPILEKASGMKSGIDFKIGYSPERINPGDKEHTLERIIKVVSAQDEESLEIVAQTYAMVVKAGIHRASSIKVAEAAKVIENTQRDLNIALMNELSLIFHRLGIDTRSVLEAAGTKWNFLKFSPGLVGGHCIGVDPYYLTAKAESVGYHPEVILAGRRINNSMGKYVAEQTVKLLSQVERPVSDLRVGVLGLTFKENVPDLRNSRVPDIVNELKEYGIQVVVHDPLAEPEEAVGEYGLRLSPWDQLKQLDGIVLAVAHREYMQMSVSELLKPLRKQRNNVVVDVKSVLNPDSLPGSVKYWRL; this is encoded by the coding sequence ATGCAGCGGCAGATTGCAGTCGTGGGGTTGGGGTATGTGGGATTGCCGATCGCGGTGGCGTTCGGGAAGTCTGCTCCGGTCATTGGGTTCGATATCAATAAGGCGAAGGTCGATGAGCTGCGCAAAGGAATTGATCGGACCGGAGAGGTGTCATCCAAAGATTTAAAGGCCAGTCGCGTCCGGTATACCTCCGAGCCCAGTGATCTCAAAACCGCCGATTTTATCATCGTGGCGGTGCCTACCCCCATTAACGAGGCGCTTCAGCCTGATTTGACGGCCTTGAAAAAGGCGTCTGAACTGATTGGGTCCAATCTCTCTCCGGGGGCCATCGTCGTGTATGAGTCAACGGTGTACCCTGGTGCGACAGAGGAAGACTGCCTCCCGATACTTGAAAAAGCATCCGGAATGAAGAGCGGCATTGATTTCAAAATCGGATATTCGCCCGAGCGCATCAATCCGGGAGACAAGGAACATACGCTGGAACGAATCATCAAGGTCGTCTCTGCCCAGGATGAGGAGTCCTTGGAGATTGTCGCGCAGACATATGCCATGGTGGTGAAGGCCGGAATCCATCGGGCGTCCAGCATCAAGGTGGCCGAAGCGGCGAAGGTGATCGAAAACACCCAACGAGATCTGAATATCGCGCTGATGAACGAGTTGTCGCTGATTTTCCATCGCTTGGGAATCGATACCAGATCCGTTCTGGAGGCGGCGGGAACGAAGTGGAACTTCCTCAAATTCAGCCCAGGCCTGGTCGGGGGCCATTGCATCGGAGTCGATCCCTACTATCTGACCGCTAAGGCCGAATCCGTCGGCTATCACCCGGAGGTGATTCTAGCCGGTCGGCGCATCAACAATAGTATGGGCAAGTATGTGGCCGAGCAGACCGTGAAGCTGTTGAGTCAGGTGGAACGACCCGTCAGCGACTTACGCGTCGGCGTCCTGGGGCTGACCTTCAAGGAAAATGTTCCTGATTTGCGGAACAGCCGGGTGCCGGATATTGTGAACGAACTGAAGGAGTATGGCATTCAGGTCGTGGTGCACGATCCGCTCGCGGAACCGGAAGAGGCGGTGGGGGAGTATGGCCTGCGCCTTTCGCCGTGGGATCAGCTCAAACAACTGGACGGAATTGTGTTGGCTGTCGCCCATCGGGAGTACATGCAGATGAGCGTCTCAGAACTACTGAAGCCGTTGCGCAAGCAGCGGAACAATGTGGTGGTCGACGTAAAGAGTGTGTTGAACCCGGACAGTTTGCCTGGGTCGGTCAAGTATTGGAGGCTCTAG
- a CDS encoding prepilin-type N-terminal cleavage/methylation domain-containing protein, translating into MKQSGVTLLELLVTLTILTILATVALPFTKVSTKRTKEIELRQNLRVIRAAIDTFHLEWSRDGDTLTGPACVKNKLSCKDVTGPYGYPKSLDVLLGVKLTGEQATVRGTTIKRYLRSIPLDPVTGAADWRLRCYRDPASVKDWCGEDVYDVTTNSQELALDGTKYRDW; encoded by the coding sequence GTGAAACAGTCCGGCGTCACGTTGCTCGAACTGCTCGTCACCCTGACCATTCTCACCATCCTCGCCACAGTCGCCCTGCCGTTCACCAAGGTTTCGACCAAGCGGACGAAAGAGATCGAACTGCGGCAGAACTTGAGGGTGATCCGGGCCGCGATCGATACGTTTCACCTGGAATGGTCGCGTGACGGAGACACCCTGACGGGGCCGGCATGCGTTAAGAACAAGTTGAGCTGCAAAGACGTCACCGGGCCCTATGGCTACCCGAAATCCTTGGATGTATTGTTGGGAGTCAAGCTGACGGGGGAGCAGGCAACGGTGCGCGGGACGACGATCAAGCGATACCTGCGATCGATTCCCTTGGATCCCGTGACCGGAGCCGCCGATTGGCGCCTGCGTTGTTACCGAGATCCCGCCAGTGTGAAGGACTGGTGCGGAGAAGATGTGTACGATGTTACGACTAATAGTCAAGAGCTGGCACTGGATGGCACGAAATACCGCGACTGGTAA
- a CDS encoding prepilin-type N-terminal cleavage/methylation domain-containing protein produces the protein MARNTATGKRSWPFSSPHGFTIIELMIVVTIVGILATLAVPSYHAAIIKAKEGALRQDLFSLRDVIDQHRADKGKYPETIEALVSAGYLRRVPTDPLTGSTTTWQEMVDEGEGGMVDVFSGSDLVGTNGVPYNQW, from the coding sequence ATGGCACGAAATACCGCGACTGGTAAGCGCTCATGGCCGTTCTCGTCACCGCATGGGTTTACGATTATCGAGTTGATGATTGTGGTGACGATCGTCGGAATTTTGGCCACGTTGGCCGTGCCGTCCTACCATGCGGCGATTATTAAGGCGAAAGAAGGGGCGCTGCGCCAGGATTTATTTTCGCTGCGCGATGTGATCGACCAGCACCGTGCCGATAAAGGGAAGTACCCCGAGACCATCGAGGCGTTGGTGTCGGCCGGCTATCTTCGGCGGGTGCCGACCGATCCGTTGACCGGCTCGACGACGACCTGGCAGGAAATGGTCGACGAAGGGGAAGGCGGTATGGTCGATGTGTTTTCCGGGTCCGATCTGGTCGGCACCAACGGAGTTCCCTACAACCAATGGTAA
- a CDS encoding LysM peptidoglycan-binding domain-containing protein → MIQQAGPVWRTVVGLRFGCSIVATMSLLFWGGCARVTPSPESTPTDLQVAADSLKTAVREAQRTAAELRTELEEQRKELADAQVARAQLQGMLRETERRLADARQVIELQREELTSAHTERERVAQTVAPLHSRPQQSPIGVRLQRKRASSSQDGAVSAPTETQEQSAVKPIENGEEAAPQSSPADGEAAPVSDVPQASPIAMSTPIAAEPVRTIVVQGGDTLWRLARRHKVSLEALKSLNGLPTNLIVVGRTLRLPEPRLQQAAMQPVSLKTLVR, encoded by the coding sequence ATGATCCAACAAGCGGGTCCTGTTTGGCGGACGGTCGTGGGCTTACGATTCGGGTGCTCGATAGTGGCGACGATGAGTCTGTTGTTCTGGGGAGGGTGCGCGCGGGTCACGCCAAGTCCGGAATCGACCCCCACCGATCTTCAGGTTGCGGCGGACTCCCTCAAGACGGCGGTGCGTGAAGCGCAGCGCACGGCGGCCGAATTGCGCACGGAGCTTGAGGAGCAGCGGAAGGAATTGGCGGATGCCCAAGTGGCGCGGGCGCAACTGCAGGGCATGTTGCGGGAGACCGAACGACGATTGGCGGATGCCCGCCAAGTCATCGAATTGCAGCGTGAGGAGTTGACTTCGGCTCACACAGAACGGGAGCGGGTGGCGCAGACGGTTGCTCCGTTGCACAGCCGGCCCCAGCAGTCACCGATCGGGGTTCGCCTTCAACGGAAGCGTGCTTCATCCAGCCAGGATGGAGCGGTGTCTGCCCCAACGGAGACACAGGAACAGTCGGCCGTGAAGCCGATTGAGAATGGAGAGGAGGCGGCCCCACAATCCTCACCTGCCGATGGCGAGGCTGCACCGGTCTCAGACGTTCCTCAGGCTTCGCCGATTGCGATGTCGACCCCGATCGCCGCGGAGCCGGTCAGGACGATTGTCGTGCAGGGTGGGGATACGTTGTGGCGGCTTGCGCGCCGGCATAAAGTCAGCCTGGAAGCGCTGAAATCACTGAATGGTTTGCCGACGAATCTCATTGTTGTTGGACGGACGCTCCGTTTGCCGGAGCCTCGGCTGCAGCAGGCGGCTATGCAGCCGGTCTCGCTGAAAACCCTCGTTCGATAG
- a CDS encoding type II secretion system F family protein produces MAVFAYRAARADGTTFEGHIEGEDEHLVRAKLESDGLLVFRLSRRGAGFGVPGLAAGRWGKLPLQDFLVFNQELLALIKAGLPVLRVWDLLIDRTQRAPFREALKAVRQDIRGGASASEALGKHSTYFSDLYLATIRAGEQSGNLAEVLQRYIAYLKLMIGLRQKVTKALAYPAFLVVVGVAVVGFLLSYVMPTFISVYGESSANLPTATRMLISVIQMGEAQLIPVAIVAVVAVVMGRAWYQTSAGRFSVDRNLLKLPLLGMILVEHHTIQLTRTLATVLAGGTPLVEALEIARGAVSNRFVSRGLVSAVNEIREGSTLAAAIERPQILPKLAIEMLSVGEETGSLEPMLRDVAEFYEGDLDVRLSQLTTWIEPVLLLVMGLLVGGIVIIMYLPIFQMAGTIQ; encoded by the coding sequence ATGGCGGTATTCGCATACAGAGCGGCTCGCGCGGACGGCACGACCTTCGAGGGACACATCGAAGGCGAAGATGAGCACCTGGTTCGAGCCAAGCTTGAGTCGGACGGCTTGCTGGTATTCCGGCTCTCCAGGCGAGGAGCGGGGTTCGGTGTGCCGGGTCTGGCGGCAGGCCGTTGGGGAAAGCTTCCCCTTCAAGATTTCCTCGTGTTCAATCAGGAGTTGTTGGCCCTGATCAAAGCGGGGCTACCGGTCTTACGGGTCTGGGATCTACTCATCGATCGCACCCAACGAGCCCCGTTTCGAGAAGCGCTCAAAGCCGTCCGTCAGGATATTCGCGGCGGGGCGTCGGCCTCCGAAGCCTTGGGCAAGCATTCCACCTATTTCTCGGATCTGTACCTCGCCACCATTCGTGCCGGTGAGCAGTCCGGGAATCTGGCGGAGGTGTTGCAACGCTACATTGCGTATCTGAAGCTGATGATCGGCCTTCGCCAGAAAGTCACCAAGGCGTTGGCCTATCCGGCCTTTCTCGTCGTTGTCGGCGTTGCGGTGGTGGGGTTTCTGCTGAGTTACGTGATGCCGACATTCATCTCGGTGTATGGTGAATCGTCCGCTAATTTGCCGACGGCAACCCGCATGCTCATCTCGGTGATCCAGATGGGTGAGGCGCAGTTGATTCCGGTGGCGATCGTGGCGGTTGTGGCGGTGGTGATGGGACGGGCGTGGTATCAAACCTCCGCCGGTCGATTCTCCGTGGATAGGAACCTGTTGAAATTGCCGCTACTCGGGATGATTCTTGTCGAGCACCACACCATCCAATTGACCCGCACGCTGGCCACGGTGTTAGCCGGCGGCACGCCCCTAGTGGAAGCGCTTGAAATTGCGCGTGGTGCGGTCTCGAACCGCTTCGTGTCGCGCGGGTTGGTGTCGGCGGTGAACGAAATCCGCGAAGGCAGCACGCTGGCGGCGGCCATTGAGCGGCCGCAGATCCTGCCCAAGCTCGCGATTGAAATGTTGTCGGTCGGTGAAGAAACCGGCTCGCTGGAACCGATGCTGCGGGATGTGGCCGAGTTTTATGAAGGGGACCTCGATGTACGGCTCAGTCAGTTGACCACCTGGATTGAGCCGGTGTTGTTGCTGGTGATGGGGCTCCTGGTCGGGGGCATCGTCATCATTATGTATTTGCCGATTTTCCAGATGGCCGGGACGATTCAATAA